A section of the Chelmon rostratus isolate fCheRos1 chromosome 16, fCheRos1.pri, whole genome shotgun sequence genome encodes:
- the matn1 gene encoding cartilage matrix protein isoform X1 — protein sequence MTPTPPLFLLLLGLVGAQATTTMDLRTAAAMAAGLCKTRPTDIVFIIDSSRSVRPSEFEQVKVFLAKVIEGLDVGLNATRVGVVNYASRVKNEVSLKTHRSKAGLIKAVTKIEPLSTGTMTGLAIQFALNVAFSENEGARVKSPDISKVAIIVTDGRPQDNVKDVAQRARDAGIEIFAIGVGRVDMSTLKQMASDPLDDHVDYVESYSVIEKLTKKFQEAFCVSDLCATGDHDCEQVCISSPGSYKCACKDGFTLMDDGRSCSACSNSATDVVFLIDGSKSVRPENFELVKKWINQIVDKLDVSDSKAHVGLVQYSSSVRQEFPLGRFNNKKDLKDAVKRMAYMERGTMTGQALRYLTDNSFSAAQGARPGVAKVGIVFTDGRSQDYIGDAAKKAKEHGFKMYAVGVGNAVEDELKEIASEPTGEHYFYTADFKTMTQIAKKLQINICQEEDPCECDSLVKFQKKVEDALQALTKKLESMSKRIALLENKIV from the exons ATGACGCCTACCCCGCCgttgttcctgctgctgctcggcCTTGTAGGGGCTCAAGCCACCACCACCATGGACCTCCGCACGGCTGCCGCCATGG CGGCAGGTTTGTGCAAAACTCGTCCCACAGACATCGTGTTCATCATTGACAGCAGTCGTAGCGTTCGCCCTTCAGAGTTTGAGCAGGTCAAGGTCTTCCTGGCTAAGGTCATTGAGGGACTGGATGTTGGACTCAACGCCACCCGTGTGGGTGTTGTCAACTACGCCAGCCGCGTCAAGAACGAG GTGTCTCTGAAGACACACCGATCCAAAGCCGGACTGATTAAGGCTGTGACCAAGATCGAGCCCCTGTCTACTGGAACAATGACTGGTCTGGCCATCCAGTTTGCCCTGAACGTGGCCTTCAGTGAGAATGAGGGCGCTCGCGTGAAATCTCCTGACATCAgcaag GTTGCCATTATCGTGACAGACGGGCGTCCTCAGGACAACGTGAAGGATGTGGCTCAGCGCGCACGGGACGCTGGTATTGAGATTTTCGCCATCGGTGTGGGACGTGTGGACATGAGCACTCTGAAGCAGATGGCCAGTGATCCTCTGGACGACCACGTGGACTACGTGGAGAGCTACAGCGTCATCGAGAAGCTCACCAAGAAGTTCCAGGAGGCCTTCTGTG tgtcggACCTGTGTGCCACCGGGGATCATGACTGCGAGCAGGTATGCATCAGCAGCCCCGGATCATACAAGTGTGCCTGCAAAGATGGCTTTACCCTCATGGACGATGGTCGCAGCTGcagtg CCTGCAGCAACTCAGCGACAGACGTAGTGTTCCTGATCGATGGCTCTAAGAGCGTCCGTCCTGAGAACTTTGAGCTGGTCAAGAAGTGGATCAACCAGATCGTCGACAAACTGGATGTGTCTGACAGCAAGGCTCACGTTGGACTGGTGCAGTACTCCAGCTCAGTCAGACAG GAGTTCCCCCTGGGCCGCTTCAACAACAAGAAAGACCTGAAGGATGCTGTGAAGAGAATGGCCTACATGGAGAGGGGAACCATGACAGGTCAGGCTCTCCGCTACCTGACAGACAACAGCTTCAGCGCCGCTCAGGGCGCCCGACCCGGAGTCGCCAAGGTGGGCATCGTCTTCACTGACGGACGCAGCCAGGACTACATTGGAGATGCCGCCAAGAAGGCCAAGGAGCACG GTTTCAAGATGTACGCTGTTGGAGTGGGCAACGCTGTGGAGGATGAGCTGAAAGAGATCGCCTCTGAGCCGACTGGAGAGCACTACTTCTACACCGCTGACTTCAAAACTATGACCCAGATTGCCAAGAAGCTGCAGATTAACATCTGTCAAG AGGAGGACCCTTGTGAATGCGACTCCCTTGTAAAGTTCCAAAAGAAAGTAGAAGATGCCCTACAGGCACTAACGAAAAAAT TAGAGAGTATGTCGAAGAGGATCGCCTTGCTGGAGAACAAAATCGTCTGA
- the matn1 gene encoding cartilage matrix protein isoform X2, with translation MTPTPPLFLLLLGLVGAQATTTMDLRTAAAMAAGLCKTRPTDIVFIIDSSRSVRPSEFEQVKVFLAKVIEGLDVGLNATRVGVVNYASRVKNEVSLKTHRSKAGLIKAVTKIEPLSTGTMTGLAIQFALNVAFSENEGARVKSPDISKVAIIVTDGRPQDNVKDVAQRARDAGIEIFAIGVGRVDMSTLKQMASDPLDDHVDYVESYSVIEKLTKKFQEAFCACSNSATDVVFLIDGSKSVRPENFELVKKWINQIVDKLDVSDSKAHVGLVQYSSSVRQEFPLGRFNNKKDLKDAVKRMAYMERGTMTGQALRYLTDNSFSAAQGARPGVAKVGIVFTDGRSQDYIGDAAKKAKEHGFKMYAVGVGNAVEDELKEIASEPTGEHYFYTADFKTMTQIAKKLQINICQEEDPCECDSLVKFQKKVEDALQALTKKLESMSKRIALLENKIV, from the exons ATGACGCCTACCCCGCCgttgttcctgctgctgctcggcCTTGTAGGGGCTCAAGCCACCACCACCATGGACCTCCGCACGGCTGCCGCCATGG CGGCAGGTTTGTGCAAAACTCGTCCCACAGACATCGTGTTCATCATTGACAGCAGTCGTAGCGTTCGCCCTTCAGAGTTTGAGCAGGTCAAGGTCTTCCTGGCTAAGGTCATTGAGGGACTGGATGTTGGACTCAACGCCACCCGTGTGGGTGTTGTCAACTACGCCAGCCGCGTCAAGAACGAG GTGTCTCTGAAGACACACCGATCCAAAGCCGGACTGATTAAGGCTGTGACCAAGATCGAGCCCCTGTCTACTGGAACAATGACTGGTCTGGCCATCCAGTTTGCCCTGAACGTGGCCTTCAGTGAGAATGAGGGCGCTCGCGTGAAATCTCCTGACATCAgcaag GTTGCCATTATCGTGACAGACGGGCGTCCTCAGGACAACGTGAAGGATGTGGCTCAGCGCGCACGGGACGCTGGTATTGAGATTTTCGCCATCGGTGTGGGACGTGTGGACATGAGCACTCTGAAGCAGATGGCCAGTGATCCTCTGGACGACCACGTGGACTACGTGGAGAGCTACAGCGTCATCGAGAAGCTCACCAAGAAGTTCCAGGAGGCCTTCTGTG CCTGCAGCAACTCAGCGACAGACGTAGTGTTCCTGATCGATGGCTCTAAGAGCGTCCGTCCTGAGAACTTTGAGCTGGTCAAGAAGTGGATCAACCAGATCGTCGACAAACTGGATGTGTCTGACAGCAAGGCTCACGTTGGACTGGTGCAGTACTCCAGCTCAGTCAGACAG GAGTTCCCCCTGGGCCGCTTCAACAACAAGAAAGACCTGAAGGATGCTGTGAAGAGAATGGCCTACATGGAGAGGGGAACCATGACAGGTCAGGCTCTCCGCTACCTGACAGACAACAGCTTCAGCGCCGCTCAGGGCGCCCGACCCGGAGTCGCCAAGGTGGGCATCGTCTTCACTGACGGACGCAGCCAGGACTACATTGGAGATGCCGCCAAGAAGGCCAAGGAGCACG GTTTCAAGATGTACGCTGTTGGAGTGGGCAACGCTGTGGAGGATGAGCTGAAAGAGATCGCCTCTGAGCCGACTGGAGAGCACTACTTCTACACCGCTGACTTCAAAACTATGACCCAGATTGCCAAGAAGCTGCAGATTAACATCTGTCAAG AGGAGGACCCTTGTGAATGCGACTCCCTTGTAAAGTTCCAAAAGAAAGTAGAAGATGCCCTACAGGCACTAACGAAAAAAT TAGAGAGTATGTCGAAGAGGATCGCCTTGCTGGAGAACAAAATCGTCTGA